From the genome of Candidatus Krumholzibacteriota bacterium, one region includes:
- a CDS encoding tetratricopeptide repeat protein — MFIDRFVRLLPRTGLKKAVENLNKGDYRKACRAFEDYLERQGGVRKDTDHEMVRMYLVEAYIEYAKQLEEGGREERAAEILEKAIRIEPRYADVHYTLARVYEQSGKRLDARERLRKALEINPNFFRARIMLSRSCAVDGEIGEAIEQLDACLQVAPSFLAEQVAEVLSELKNGASPSSLAAEFRRLLEEKPSSSQVSKQIALEAIQNGDYDFALAELKKCLSMNPNYPDLHNLLGIAYANKGMTDDAVMEFETALKIHPEYLKARVNLALTLFEKGARDEAVTHLEKVLVLDPENELARNLMDEVKPVHKG, encoded by the coding sequence ATGTTCATCGATCGCTTCGTCAGGCTGTTACCGAGGACGGGCTTGAAGAAAGCCGTCGAGAATCTCAACAAGGGAGATTACCGGAAGGCCTGCAGGGCCTTCGAGGATTACCTCGAGAGGCAGGGCGGGGTACGGAAGGATACTGACCACGAGATGGTCAGGATGTACCTCGTCGAGGCGTATATCGAGTACGCGAAGCAGCTCGAGGAGGGGGGGCGCGAGGAGCGCGCCGCCGAGATCCTCGAAAAGGCGATACGGATCGAGCCCCGGTACGCCGACGTGCACTACACGCTCGCGCGCGTGTACGAGCAGTCGGGTAAACGGCTCGACGCGCGGGAACGTCTGCGCAAGGCCCTCGAAATAAACCCCAATTTCTTCAGGGCGAGGATCATGCTCTCCCGCTCATGCGCGGTGGACGGCGAGATCGGCGAGGCGATCGAGCAGCTCGACGCATGCCTCCAGGTGGCGCCGAGCTTTCTCGCCGAACAGGTCGCGGAGGTCCTGAGCGAGTTGAAGAACGGGGCGTCGCCCTCCTCCCTCGCCGCGGAGTTCAGGCGGCTGCTCGAGGAGAAGCCCTCATCCTCGCAGGTCAGCAAGCAGATCGCTCTCGAGGCGATACAGAACGGGGATTACGATTTCGCGCTCGCGGAGCTCAAGAAGTGCCTGTCGATGAACCCGAACTACCCCGACCTGCACAATCTTCTCGGTATCGCATACGCGAACAAGGGCATGACGGACGATGCCGTCATGGAATTCGAGACGGCCCTGAAGATACATCCCGAATACCTGAAAGCGCGCGTCAATCTCGCGTTGACGCTCTTCGAGAAGGGGGCACGCGACGAAGCGGTCACGCATCTCGAGAAGGTCCTCGTGCTCGATCCGGAAAACGAACTGGCGCGCAATCTCATGGACGAAGTCAAGCCCGTGCACAAGGGGTAA
- the topA gene encoding type I DNA topoisomerase, translated as MDHVLVVVESPAKARTIKKYLGKGYTVKASVGHIRDLPKRELGIDVEDGFKPKYVNVRGKSKVIKELRDEAKKSDRVLLATDMDREGEAIAWHLSEILTRTDVPIKRIIFNEITKNALREAVEEPRDIDIDKVNAQQARRILDRLVGYMVSPVLWKVFYRGLSAGRVQSVGLRLVIERENAIRAFVPEEYWSIEGTLRSAGGESFPARLLKVDGEKPAIGDAGEAEKVLAEIRASEPVVEDVRVKEKSRNPLPPFITSTMQREAAARLGFSAKKTMVLAQQLYEGVELGPEGAVGLISYMRTDSTRVSDEAHEQGKRCLAELYGPESVFPGRRGFKKGTRTQDAHEAVRPTECGRTPESVKPFLSRDQLALYTLVWKRFLASIASPAVFEVQEVDIRAGKRYMLRANGRRLVKPGFLAVMEDGKAEEESWLPPVAKEERASIESMDATQHFTEPPARYNEASLIKELEERGIGRPSTYASILSIIQDRDYVEKVKGSFHPTELGEHVWRILDEHFQDIFEVDFTSRMETELDKVEEAVDDWRDVIRFFYEPLTIDLEKFKGRDTRELKKLVQEETDEPCPTCGKMLVRKWSRNGPFLACPGYPECKFTKSLEETEELDRACPKCGGRLVYKSGRFGRFIACSNYPDCRYTEAVTLGIPCPREGCDGQIVEKRSRRGKVFYGCNRYPKCDFASWDKPTDRKCPSCGDAYLVEKDSKRKGHFLRCPACKHEETS; from the coding sequence GTGGACCACGTGCTCGTCGTCGTCGAATCACCGGCCAAGGCGCGGACCATCAAGAAGTACCTCGGAAAGGGGTACACGGTGAAGGCCTCGGTGGGCCATATCCGGGATCTGCCGAAGCGCGAGCTGGGGATCGACGTCGAGGACGGCTTCAAGCCGAAGTACGTGAACGTCCGGGGCAAGTCGAAGGTCATCAAGGAGCTCCGGGACGAGGCGAAGAAGAGCGACCGCGTCCTCCTCGCCACCGACATGGACCGGGAGGGGGAGGCGATCGCGTGGCATCTCAGCGAGATCCTCACCCGGACCGACGTGCCGATAAAGCGCATCATCTTCAACGAGATCACGAAGAACGCCCTCCGCGAGGCCGTCGAGGAACCCCGCGACATCGATATCGACAAGGTGAACGCGCAGCAGGCGAGGAGGATACTCGACCGGCTCGTCGGCTACATGGTGAGCCCGGTGCTCTGGAAGGTCTTCTACCGCGGGTTGAGCGCGGGGCGGGTGCAGAGCGTCGGGTTGCGCCTCGTCATCGAGCGCGAGAACGCGATCCGCGCCTTCGTCCCGGAGGAGTACTGGTCGATAGAGGGGACGCTTCGCTCGGCCGGCGGGGAATCCTTTCCCGCCCGGCTGCTCAAGGTCGACGGCGAGAAGCCCGCGATCGGAGACGCCGGGGAGGCCGAGAAGGTCCTCGCGGAGATCCGCGCCTCCGAACCCGTCGTCGAGGACGTCAGGGTGAAGGAGAAGAGCCGCAATCCCCTGCCTCCCTTCATCACGAGCACGATGCAGCGCGAGGCCGCGGCGCGCCTCGGGTTCTCGGCGAAGAAGACGATGGTCCTCGCGCAGCAGCTGTACGAAGGCGTCGAGCTCGGCCCGGAGGGGGCCGTCGGGCTCATTTCCTACATGAGAACGGATTCGACACGCGTCAGCGACGAGGCCCACGAGCAGGGAAAACGATGCCTCGCCGAGCTCTACGGCCCCGAAAGCGTCTTCCCGGGCCGCCGGGGATTCAAGAAGGGGACGCGGACGCAGGATGCGCACGAGGCCGTCCGGCCGACCGAGTGCGGTCGTACGCCGGAGAGCGTGAAACCGTTCCTTTCCCGTGACCAGCTCGCGCTGTATACGCTGGTTTGGAAGCGCTTCCTCGCATCGATCGCCTCGCCGGCGGTCTTCGAGGTGCAGGAAGTGGACATCCGCGCGGGAAAGCGGTACATGCTCCGCGCGAACGGACGCCGGCTCGTCAAGCCCGGGTTCCTCGCCGTCATGGAGGACGGCAAGGCCGAGGAGGAGAGCTGGCTGCCGCCCGTCGCGAAGGAGGAGCGGGCCTCGATCGAATCGATGGACGCGACGCAGCATTTCACCGAACCGCCGGCGCGATACAACGAGGCGTCCCTCATAAAGGAACTCGAGGAGCGTGGCATCGGCCGTCCGAGCACCTACGCGAGCATTCTCAGCATCATCCAGGACCGGGATTACGTCGAGAAGGTGAAGGGATCCTTTCATCCGACCGAGCTCGGCGAGCATGTCTGGCGCATTCTCGACGAACACTTCCAGGACATATTCGAGGTCGATTTCACCTCCCGGATGGAGACGGAGCTCGACAAGGTCGAGGAGGCCGTCGACGACTGGCGCGACGTCATACGGTTCTTCTACGAGCCGCTCACCATCGATCTCGAGAAGTTCAAGGGCCGCGACACGCGCGAGCTCAAGAAGCTCGTCCAGGAGGAGACGGACGAACCCTGCCCGACCTGCGGAAAGATGCTCGTGCGGAAATGGAGCAGGAACGGCCCCTTTCTCGCATGCCCGGGATATCCGGAGTGCAAGTTCACGAAGTCCCTCGAGGAGACCGAGGAGCTCGATCGCGCGTGCCCGAAGTGCGGCGGGCGTCTCGTGTACAAGAGCGGCAGGTTCGGCAGGTTCATCGCGTGCAGCAACTACCCCGACTGCCGGTACACGGAGGCGGTGACGCTGGGCATCCCGTGCCCGCGCGAGGGATGCGACGGCCAGATCGTCGAGAAGCGCTCCCGACGGGGGAAGGTCTTCTACGGCTGCAACCGGTACCCGAAGTGCGATTTCGCCTCGTGGGACAAGCCGACCGACCGGAAGTGCCCGAGTTGCGGCGATGCGTATCTCGTCGAGAAGGATTCGAAGCGGAAAGGCCATTTCCTCCGCTGTCCCGCTTGCAAGCACGAGGAAACCTCCTGA
- a CDS encoding DnaJ domain-containing protein, whose amino-acid sequence MSKTELKQDYYSMLEAWPTSSNEDIKKNYFRLAKLYHPDVAGESVESREKFKMINEAYSVLSNPQKRHDYDEFLRKGKVHSHHGIAMQEKDRRSAQLSFTQAKEAIRAGRFDKAVLLIKAARKYDPTNPAYNSWYGFSLAMLGTRLHEARDSCKQAIQMEFYNPDYHANLGVVYFKAGLKSLAIKHFRESLKWDKEHRVARKYMDLVGGSYDRGEGPIDRIAGTVRRLFRR is encoded by the coding sequence GTGTCGAAAACGGAACTGAAACAGGATTACTACTCGATGCTCGAGGCATGGCCGACCTCGTCGAACGAGGACATCAAGAAGAACTATTTCCGCCTCGCGAAGCTCTACCATCCGGATGTCGCGGGGGAGAGCGTCGAGAGCCGGGAAAAGTTCAAGATGATCAACGAGGCGTACTCCGTCCTGAGCAATCCGCAGAAGAGGCACGATTACGACGAGTTCCTGCGGAAGGGCAAGGTCCATTCCCATCACGGAATCGCGATGCAGGAGAAGGATCGCCGCTCGGCCCAGCTGTCGTTCACCCAGGCGAAAGAGGCGATCAGGGCCGGGAGATTCGACAAGGCGGTTCTTCTCATCAAGGCGGCCCGCAAGTACGATCCCACGAACCCGGCCTACAACAGCTGGTACGGCTTCTCCCTGGCGATGCTCGGCACGCGGCTTCACGAGGCGAGGGATTCCTGCAAGCAGGCGATCCAGATGGAGTTCTACAACCCCGACTACCACGCGAATCTCGGTGTGGTCTATTTCAAGGCGGGATTGAAGAGCCTCGCGATCAAGCACTTCCGTGAATCGTTGAAGTGGGACAAGGAACATCGTGTCGCCCGCAAATATATGGACCTGGTCGGCGGGTCGTACGACCGCGGCGAGGGTCCAATCGATCGCATTGCCGGCACCGTACGCAGGCTCTTCAGGCGCTGA
- a CDS encoding DUF494 family protein: MNERIKQIIAYIMDPESIELKDPAMLQSELEDLGYSHDEIDQAMTLIDIDSLRVSGGQEPEFPARARVFGEAERMILSTDAQGYLLRLYRLGWLSEANMSLVIENAGMEYSAPVTVSEVREVATRYVADLPEESEETPSRRGGQVH, encoded by the coding sequence ATGAACGAACGCATCAAGCAGATCATCGCGTACATCATGGATCCCGAGTCGATCGAGCTCAAGGATCCGGCGATGCTTCAGAGCGAACTGGAGGATCTCGGGTACTCCCACGACGAGATCGACCAGGCCATGACGCTGATAGACATCGATTCCCTCCGCGTCAGCGGCGGGCAGGAGCCGGAGTTTCCGGCGCGGGCCCGCGTGTTCGGCGAGGCTGAGCGCATGATCCTCTCGACGGATGCGCAGGGGTACCTGCTGCGACTCTACCGGCTCGGATGGCTGTCCGAGGCGAACATGAGCCTCGTCATCGAGAACGCCGGGATGGAGTACTCCGCGCCCGTCACCGTGTCCGAAGTCAGGGAGGTCGCCACGCGGTACGTCGCCGACCTTCCCGAGGAGTCCGAAGAGACGCCGTCCCGGCGCGGCGGACAAGTGCATTGA
- a CDS encoding PQQ-binding-like beta-propeller repeat protein yields MKKTAFVCLGSDGYDNAFVYQELPRRSDGEEFFVFVSPGDPSRGPALRRLFRDAISDSRLGSPSVFFARLVERLETAAGGTPVDELMAGILFVAMIRRGEEIHLLRGKDCVAIHRNAVTGEEGPLASACAVAEVPLRAEREQKDLFSTFAEDLFVLERFRLPAGRHALVFVPSREFIERNRRVLGDSVFFPSFEAPDGRGVDIKAERTFPALCWDLHRASAGTRSRAGLLRRIPLPAAVGAIAAVVAVLLIFGPWFRGGGETPAGTNVLLSAADDPAGTIPSPEAEEPADDPPTEETVAPAAVAPAIDLGESWKKKFPAPVTSSPVVDGDRIYFGCRDGNLYAYNPNGTFAWKHESGEGIGAIPVLAGGRVIGANYAGRVFCLDAETGAPRWTFEAGARVVSRPYVTEGLVIVGTMTGRLTALQIDDGSEAWSQSIGTEIWAGVAGCGNAVLAATTDGALVKLTSAGEIVWRAKPGGGIRTTPLCMEEDGIVVFGTSSGYIYGYTIDSGDLMWRFGAGHPVNGSPTAGGRTIVVGADDGTVFALDRSGRLLWKKDAGGAIKSTPAVGGGAVFVTTYGSRLVAIDLATGKAIDEYTTASPVYSSPAIGGERIFFGSNGGVLYALSLHGSG; encoded by the coding sequence ATGAAAAAAACAGCTTTCGTGTGCCTCGGTTCCGACGGTTACGACAACGCATTCGTCTATCAGGAGCTGCCTCGCCGGTCCGACGGCGAGGAGTTCTTCGTTTTCGTCTCCCCGGGGGACCCCTCGCGCGGTCCGGCGCTGAGGCGGCTCTTCCGTGACGCGATCTCCGATTCACGGCTCGGATCGCCCTCGGTTTTCTTCGCGCGTCTCGTCGAACGGCTCGAAACCGCGGCGGGCGGAACGCCGGTCGACGAGCTGATGGCCGGTATCCTGTTCGTCGCGATGATCAGGCGTGGAGAGGAGATACACCTCCTCCGCGGGAAGGATTGCGTCGCGATCCACCGGAACGCGGTGACGGGGGAGGAGGGGCCGCTCGCATCGGCCTGCGCGGTCGCCGAGGTTCCCCTCCGGGCGGAACGGGAGCAGAAGGATCTCTTCTCGACCTTCGCCGAGGACCTCTTCGTCCTCGAGCGGTTCCGACTCCCCGCGGGACGCCACGCCCTCGTCTTCGTTCCATCGCGCGAGTTCATCGAACGGAACCGCCGGGTCCTGGGCGACTCGGTATTCTTCCCGTCCTTCGAGGCGCCCGACGGACGCGGCGTCGATATCAAAGCGGAACGGACCTTCCCGGCCCTGTGCTGGGATCTTCACCGGGCAAGCGCCGGTACGCGATCGCGCGCGGGGCTGCTCCGCCGCATCCCCCTGCCCGCCGCGGTCGGGGCGATCGCGGCCGTCGTGGCCGTCCTGCTCATCTTCGGCCCCTGGTTTCGCGGGGGAGGAGAGACGCCGGCGGGAACGAACGTGCTTCTTTCCGCGGCGGACGATCCCGCCGGAACGATTCCCTCGCCGGAGGCGGAAGAACCCGCCGACGATCCTCCAACGGAGGAGACGGTTGCTCCGGCAGCGGTCGCGCCCGCGATCGATCTCGGAGAATCGTGGAAAAAGAAGTTTCCCGCTCCCGTCACGTCGTCGCCCGTCGTCGACGGCGATCGAATCTATTTCGGATGCCGTGACGGTAATCTCTACGCCTACAATCCCAACGGCACCTTCGCCTGGAAGCACGAGTCCGGAGAGGGGATCGGCGCGATCCCCGTTCTCGCCGGCGGCCGCGTGATCGGCGCGAACTACGCGGGGAGGGTCTTCTGTCTCGATGCGGAGACCGGTGCGCCGCGATGGACCTTCGAGGCTGGTGCCCGCGTGGTCAGCAGGCCATACGTGACCGAGGGTCTCGTGATCGTCGGCACGATGACGGGACGCCTGACCGCGCTGCAAATCGACGACGGCTCGGAGGCGTGGAGCCAATCGATCGGCACCGAGATCTGGGCGGGCGTCGCCGGTTGCGGGAACGCCGTCCTCGCCGCGACGACCGACGGTGCGCTCGTGAAACTCACGTCGGCGGGAGAGATCGTCTGGCGCGCGAAGCCGGGCGGGGGCATTCGAACGACGCCCCTCTGCATGGAGGAGGACGGCATCGTCGTCTTCGGCACGTCGAGCGGCTACATCTACGGCTACACGATCGACTCGGGGGATCTGATGTGGCGGTTCGGCGCGGGGCACCCCGTGAACGGGTCGCCGACCGCCGGCGGCAGGACGATCGTTGTCGGGGCGGATGACGGGACGGTCTTCGCGCTCGACCGGAGCGGCAGGCTCCTGTGGAAGAAGGACGCCGGCGGCGCGATCAAGTCAACGCCGGCCGTGGGCGGAGGCGCGGTGTTCGTCACGACGTACGGGTCGCGTCTCGTCGCGATCGATCTGGCGACCGGAAAGGCCATCGACGAATACACGACCGCATCGCCCGTCTACTCCTCGCCGGCGATCGGGGGCGAACGGATCTTTTTCGGCTCGAACGGAGGCGTCCTGTACGCCCTCTCGCTCCACGGGAGCGGCTGA
- the secA gene encoding preprotein translocase subunit SecA: MFKAITKRLFGDRQGRLVKKLGPVVAEIRSRAESYRSLEDGDFPRKTAEFRDRLAAGETVDDILVEAFALVHEACRRHVGRSWPVVGNETSWEMVPYDVQLMGAIVLHNGSIAEMATGEGKTLVATMPLYLNALPGKGAHLVTVNDYLARRDAEWMGEIYRFLGLSVGYLLNDMSPAQRREIYACDITYGTNNEFGFDYLRDNMKLRADDQVQRGYHYAIVDEVDSVLVDEARTPLIISGPVQGSSRDEHFIRLRGKVESLVKNQKRMINELMTRAGRIDPESGEAEDDDGFSLDEALLLAKHGDPKNKQFTKLRKKPGYGKLMLALENSLMRDKTLHDFDEQLYFVIDEKANSIDLTEKGRQTLSAEDREMFVLPDLSLEIKEIESDDSLDVKEKVRRKDAAYRNYAEKSEIIHSFSQLFKAYTLFEKDHEYVVQDGRVMIVDEFTGRMMPGRRFSDGLHQALEAKERVQIEGETQTLATITLQNYFRMYDKLAGMTGTAETEEEEFHKIYGLEVHVLPTNKPIRRVDYDDVIFRTKREKYQAIAEEIARLHRKGLPVLVGTVSVEVSETLSRMLKRDGIPHNVLNAKYHQREAEIVAEAGRAGGVTIATNMAGRGTDIKLEASVVKCDDCVIRAENGSAADRKKADECFEDVPCGLHIIGTERHESRRIDRQLRGRAGRQGDPGASRFFISLEDDLMRLFGSERISGVMDRLGVEEGEVITHSFITGAISRAQKKVEMYNFGIRKRLLEYDDVMNKQREVIYGRRNDILGSEDLDGTVLELVDGVVADIVDAVTPHETPYEEWDLDAASVDLESIFIFPFDTAKLDDAVRRDSDRLGEFFRDRAREAYELRKSTIPPDVMQQLVKMIMLQSIDEKWMDHLYELDSLREGIHFRSYAQKDPLVEYKQEAFSMFAEMVEQIDRAIIRGLFHARLDIEQEGRRRTIEPGVAVHHVASAYGGQAQRRMPATPAGGGAVGPSGPAPAAPQEPVRAEPKVGRNDPCPCGSGKKYKKCCGRTSG, from the coding sequence GTGTTCAAGGCAATCACGAAACGGCTGTTCGGCGACCGGCAGGGCCGCCTCGTCAAGAAACTCGGCCCCGTCGTCGCGGAGATCAGGTCGCGGGCGGAAAGCTACCGATCGCTGGAGGACGGGGATTTCCCCCGGAAGACGGCAGAGTTCCGCGACCGTCTCGCCGCCGGCGAGACGGTCGACGACATCCTCGTCGAGGCCTTCGCGCTCGTTCACGAGGCGTGCAGACGTCACGTCGGCCGCTCGTGGCCCGTCGTCGGAAACGAGACGAGCTGGGAGATGGTGCCATACGACGTGCAGTTGATGGGCGCGATCGTGCTTCACAACGGGTCGATCGCCGAGATGGCCACCGGCGAGGGGAAGACCCTCGTCGCGACGATGCCCCTCTACCTGAACGCGCTCCCCGGAAAGGGCGCGCATCTCGTTACCGTCAACGATTACCTCGCCCGACGCGATGCCGAGTGGATGGGCGAGATCTACCGGTTCCTCGGTCTCTCCGTCGGCTACCTGCTCAACGACATGAGCCCCGCCCAGCGGAGGGAGATCTACGCCTGCGACATCACCTACGGCACGAACAACGAATTCGGATTCGATTATCTCCGCGACAACATGAAGCTCCGCGCCGACGACCAGGTGCAGCGCGGCTACCACTACGCGATCGTCGACGAGGTCGACAGCGTCCTCGTCGACGAGGCGAGAACGCCGCTCATCATCTCGGGCCCGGTGCAGGGATCGTCGCGCGACGAGCATTTCATCAGGCTCCGCGGCAAGGTCGAGAGTCTCGTGAAGAACCAGAAGCGCATGATCAACGAACTGATGACCCGGGCGGGCCGTATCGACCCGGAGAGCGGGGAAGCGGAAGACGACGACGGCTTCTCGCTCGACGAGGCGCTGCTTCTGGCGAAACACGGGGACCCGAAGAACAAGCAGTTCACGAAGCTGCGCAAGAAGCCGGGATACGGGAAGCTCATGCTCGCGCTCGAGAACAGCCTGATGCGGGACAAGACGCTCCACGATTTCGACGAGCAGCTCTACTTCGTCATCGACGAGAAGGCCAACTCGATCGATCTCACCGAGAAGGGTCGCCAGACGCTCTCCGCCGAGGACCGGGAGATGTTCGTGCTTCCCGACCTGAGCCTCGAAATCAAGGAGATCGAGTCGGACGATTCCCTCGACGTCAAGGAGAAGGTCCGCAGGAAGGACGCCGCGTACCGGAACTACGCCGAGAAGAGCGAGATCATCCACTCCTTCTCGCAGCTCTTCAAGGCCTACACCCTCTTCGAGAAGGACCACGAGTACGTCGTCCAGGACGGCCGCGTGATGATCGTCGACGAGTTCACCGGGCGGATGATGCCCGGGCGGCGGTTCAGCGACGGGCTCCACCAGGCGCTCGAGGCGAAGGAGCGCGTGCAGATCGAGGGAGAGACGCAGACGCTCGCGACGATCACCCTCCAGAACTACTTCAGGATGTACGACAAGCTCGCCGGCATGACCGGCACGGCGGAGACCGAGGAAGAGGAGTTCCACAAGATCTACGGGCTCGAGGTCCATGTCCTGCCGACGAACAAGCCGATCCGGCGGGTCGATTACGACGACGTCATCTTCCGCACGAAGCGCGAGAAGTACCAGGCGATCGCCGAGGAGATCGCTCGTCTCCACCGCAAGGGGCTCCCCGTCCTCGTCGGCACGGTGAGCGTCGAGGTCTCCGAGACCCTGAGCCGCATGCTGAAACGCGACGGGATCCCCCACAACGTCCTCAACGCGAAGTACCACCAGCGCGAGGCGGAGATCGTCGCGGAGGCGGGCCGTGCCGGGGGCGTGACGATCGCCACGAACATGGCCGGGCGCGGCACGGACATCAAGCTCGAGGCATCGGTCGTGAAATGCGACGATTGCGTGATCCGCGCGGAGAACGGTTCCGCCGCCGACCGGAAGAAGGCCGACGAGTGCTTCGAGGACGTTCCCTGCGGGCTCCACATCATCGGCACGGAGCGCCACGAGAGCCGCCGCATCGACCGCCAGCTGCGGGGAAGGGCGGGCCGCCAGGGCGACCCGGGGGCGTCGCGGTTCTTCATCTCGCTCGAGGACGACCTGATGAGGCTCTTCGGATCGGAACGCATCTCCGGCGTGATGGATCGCCTGGGCGTGGAGGAGGGAGAGGTCATCACGCACTCCTTCATCACGGGAGCGATCTCGCGAGCCCAGAAGAAAGTGGAGATGTACAACTTCGGCATCCGGAAGCGGCTCCTCGAGTACGACGACGTGATGAACAAGCAGCGCGAGGTGATCTACGGCCGGCGGAACGACATCCTGGGCAGCGAGGATCTCGACGGCACGGTCCTCGAACTGGTCGACGGCGTCGTCGCCGACATCGTCGACGCGGTCACGCCGCACGAGACGCCCTACGAGGAATGGGATCTCGACGCGGCGTCGGTCGATCTCGAGAGCATCTTCATCTTTCCCTTCGACACCGCCAAACTCGACGACGCGGTCCGCCGGGACAGCGATCGCCTCGGCGAATTCTTCAGGGATCGGGCGAGGGAGGCGTACGAGCTCCGGAAATCGACGATCCCCCCCGATGTCATGCAGCAGCTCGTCAAGATGATCATGCTGCAGAGCATCGACGAGAAGTGGATGGACCATCTCTACGAACTCGATTCGCTCCGGGAGGGCATCCATTTCAGGTCATACGCGCAGAAGGATCCTCTCGTCGAGTACAAGCAGGAGGCCTTCTCGATGTTCGCGGAGATGGTCGAGCAGATCGACCGGGCCATCATCCGGGGGCTTTTCCACGCACGCCTCGACATCGAGCAGGAGGGACGCAGGCGCACGATCGAACCCGGCGTGGCGGTGCATCACGTCGCGAGCGCGTACGGGGGACAGGCCCAGCGGCGGATGCCGGCGACTCCTGCCGGCGGAGGCGCGGTCGGTCCCTCCGGCCCGGCTCCCGCGGCGCCGCAGGAGCCCGTGCGGGCGGAGCCGAAGGTCGGCCGGAACGATCCCTGTCCCTGCGGGAGCGGGAAAAAGTACAAAAAATGTTGCGGACGAACGTCGGGCTGA
- the trmFO gene encoding methylenetetrahydrofolate--tRNA-(uracil(54)-C(5))-methyltransferase (FADH(2)-oxidizing) TrmFO: METTVVGGGLAGSEAALQLAARGITVRLLEMRPVATTPAHRTGDLAELVCSNSLKSEDPSTASGLLKAELRLLGCRLLDAAASARVPAGHALAVDREVFSRAVTEMLETEPLVTVERLEQTDLDLPPGSIVATGPLTSPAMADAIGEAVGRSGLFFYDAISISVSADSIDRSVAWAGSRYDRGGDDYLNLPFEEEEYERLVRHLREAPKTTPRGFEEGACFDACLPVETIASRGEDALRFGPLKPRGLADPRTGQEPFAVLQLRRETLDGSMLGLVGFQTRLTRPAQRELLELIPGLAGAEILRWGAMHRNTYLDSPRLLDDTQAAPGRDLFFAGQLAGVEGYVESIAHGLVAAMNASRRLAGRGPFILPPETITGALQRHLAAPSSFFQPMNANFGLLQPVRGPRRERRRRKSERSLEALKRFLSEGV; encoded by the coding sequence ATGGAAACGACGGTCGTCGGCGGCGGACTCGCCGGTTCCGAGGCGGCCCTGCAACTCGCAGCCAGGGGAATCACCGTCCGGCTCCTGGAGATGCGGCCGGTCGCGACGACGCCCGCGCATCGGACAGGCGATCTCGCCGAGCTGGTCTGCAGCAACTCCCTGAAATCCGAGGATCCCTCGACGGCCTCCGGGCTTTTGAAGGCGGAACTGCGCCTGCTCGGATGCCGCCTCCTCGACGCGGCCGCGTCGGCGCGTGTTCCCGCCGGGCATGCGCTCGCGGTCGATCGGGAGGTTTTCTCGCGCGCGGTGACGGAGATGCTGGAAACCGAGCCGCTCGTCACCGTCGAACGGCTCGAGCAGACCGACCTCGACCTGCCGCCGGGCAGCATCGTCGCGACGGGGCCGTTGACCTCGCCGGCCATGGCCGATGCGATCGGCGAGGCGGTCGGTCGATCGGGACTGTTCTTCTACGACGCGATATCGATCTCGGTGAGCGCCGATTCGATCGACCGGTCGGTCGCCTGGGCAGGCTCGCGCTACGACAGGGGCGGCGACGACTACCTGAACCTGCCCTTCGAGGAGGAGGAATACGAGCGTCTCGTCCGGCATCTCCGGGAGGCGCCGAAGACCACGCCACGCGGCTTCGAGGAAGGGGCCTGCTTCGACGCCTGCCTCCCGGTCGAGACGATCGCATCGAGAGGGGAGGACGCGCTGCGGTTCGGGCCGCTGAAGCCGCGGGGGCTCGCCGACCCGCGCACGGGGCAAGAGCCGTTCGCCGTGCTCCAGCTTCGCAGGGAGACCCTCGACGGCTCGATGCTCGGGCTCGTCGGCTTCCAGACGAGGCTCACGCGCCCGGCGCAACGGGAACTGCTCGAATTGATACCCGGCCTCGCCGGGGCCGAGATCCTGCGTTGGGGAGCGATGCACCGGAACACCTACCTCGATTCCCCGCGCCTTCTCGACGACACGCAGGCCGCGCCGGGCCGCGATCTTTTCTTCGCCGGACAGCTCGCGGGGGTCGAGGGCTACGTGGAATCGATCGCGCACGGGCTCGTAGCCGCGATGAACGCCTCGCGCCGCCTGGCAGGACGGGGTCCGTTCATCCTGCCCCCCGAGACGATCACCGGCGCGCTCCAGCGGCATCTCGCCGCGCCGAGCTCCTTTTTCCAGCCGATGAACGCCAATTTCGGGCTCCTGCAACCCGTCAGGGGTCCCCGGCGGGAACGCCGGCGCCGCAAATCCGAGCGGAGCCTCGAGGCGCTCAAACGATTCCTTTCAGAGGGTGTTTGA